The Glycine soja cultivar W05 chromosome 19, ASM419377v2, whole genome shotgun sequence genomic sequence AAGTTTAATGAAGTGTTTTCCGacattattcataattttcaaggattaaaaTGCTCTGATTACAGATTTGGCCAAGTGATAAGATGATATGCTTGGTTTTTGACATCGAGTAGAGAAGATAACTTGCTCTTTGGGAGaaaacactactacaaaagcaaTATTTAACATTGTTAGATCTATATCTGTTGTTAAACAATCGAtccatgtaaaataaaatatggtgacatttttcttaatcaacaatatatatataaaccataTAAAGATAGATCACAAAAAGGATCtaacttaataaatttaaaccAATATTAAAATACATTCCAGACACATCTCTTTGCTAGAGTTATTGCTACTTTacacttattttttgtttcatctaacttttttatatttctcattacattatttatcatattcattaattcctctcttccttaatttttttttctatctgtCTTTCTTGCActcgtgtatatatatatatatatatatcccaaAAATGAACTGTAGTTGCTCATTTTCCATTTTTCCATGCCATCATGTGATCCAATAGGCATCTAATACTTTTGTCTAGGTGTTTTGTGTACGAAATATAGTCAGCTACGGAGCTACCCGCTATATTGAGTGAAACATATTTGGTAGAAGCACCAAGGTACACTTGGTCTAAAGTTGCAGTTGCAGCATGTTGGGAATAGCCTTTTGTTTTATATTGAGTGAAACATATTTGATAgaagcaaaaaaatatatttggtaGAAGCAATAAGCTAGGTATAATTGGTCAAAGTTGTAAAATATTCGGAATATCCCTTAGTTTTATAGGCTGAACTGGCAGGTTAACTGGAAGGTACAGTGCCAGCTAGCTTAGATGACCAAGTAATGGGTTTTTCTAATTATGCTAAGCTGAGGGCACCAAAGgctcaattaatatattttttcccatATATATGAATGGCAAACTTCTATATGGCCATGGAATGATTTGGAAAAGACAAAATatcttcaaaataaaacaaattatgtgGTCACAATTCCTCTAATATACCTTCAGTTCTTTTTGGCTACTTAGcatatacatacaacatctTATAAAgctacatattatttttatttattttgttgtaatTATATAGTCAATAGAATAATAAAGTTTAGCTACTTTGTTGTGTAACAGCATGGAAAACGTCCTGGAACGATATGAGAGACATACTCATATAGGGAAACTTGTTGGAGATGGTGATGAATCACAGGTATCTCTTCAGTCCTAGCTTTACTAATATCTATGCCAACTTAATAATGCATCACCAAAGACCATTTAATGATGAACTAAAATCTCGTTCACTACTAGGCCATGAATTTCCCTCTAAACCTCCAATCAATGTACCAAAACAAAGTGAGGGCCAGCAATtcaatgaaaacaaagaaaaaggacTTGATTCCTATTACATACATGGTGAATGTGAAATACTAATGCCAAAAATTTTATATGTATTCACACTTCATAGAAACTTTataaatagatttattttttcactCAGTGAAGGAGCAGAAACAAACAGAATCTCAGCTAAAAAAACCATTCGTCTTATATACTTCTGGTGATATTAAAAAGCAAAGTgtcaaaaaaattgataaaaacgATATAAATAACACTAACAGAATATTTGGCTTTACGTCATTTTTTGATGGACGTGCATATTTGACTCAGAAGCTACATTTTGTAGGGTTGGATGCACGTCAATATGTAATGAATAAGTTTCCAAACAAGTACTAAGAGTATGAAAAAAAAGTGTTCTAAATTACACAAAAATAgcaattaaatatcaaaaaatttatgattattggttttcaaaaatagGCTCAAGTTAGTTCCAAGCTAGTGTTcgtttatatatacatattctcATATCAATAgcaattaaatatcattttattgtaGGGAAACTGGTCCTTACAATGCTTCAAGCTCACCGGCAAAGTTGAAGTCTTAGAGAGGAACTTGAGGTATACTTGATATTTCAATATAAACATAACAATTACTTTAATTTGAGCTATGTTGGTTGCACAACAGAGAATTATAACTTTCACCCGATATAGATGGTTTTGTCGACAGTTTTCTTTGGccataaaaaatgtgtttgagGGTGTGTTTTATTGAACACAAGTGCACATCACATGGCTGGGTTtaggataaattattatatggttTAAGATTGTTAGGTGTCCATGGCCAGTTTTCTGAAGTGatataatcaaaattttcaatttacaagACCATGTAATAATATTTAGTAATTTCTCTGGTTTTAGATGCTTCAAAaccatttatttttatgtaatttaataattagaatTAGCTTATAATTAACATGTTCAAATATAGGAACTTTGTGGGAGAAGATCTGGATCCCTTAAACTTGAGAGAGCTTCAGAGTCTAGAGCATCAGCTTGAGACAGCTATAAAGCGCATCCGAACTAGAAAGGTGAAAGATTAATGCGTTATCATTTGGGATAATACTTATCATACATATACATTTTGTTCCATATATCTAACTACTCCaatatcacttttttctttatctttctaatttttctattaaatcaCCTACATTTCTAtcaatttctttctttacttttttttcttttctctctatgTCTCTCATATTTCTCCAATCTACCCTAAAATGGATTGGATGAATATCACTACTCTACCATTtgcaagaaataagaaaaaaaaaacaaacggaGAAAATGCATtctgaaaattaaattagaattagcatatataacatttttttccagGTAATCTTCAATTGACCGATCATTATGATTCCTGCAGAACCAAGTTATGAATGAATCCATCTCAGATCTGCAGAAAAAGGTAACGGGTTGGGGACTGGGGGATTTCCTATTGGATATTGGCGTGTGCAATACATTGCAATATAGATACATATAGGCACATTAACATTAAACAGCATCGGAATCATAAATAACTATATGCATGCAGATAACTAGATATTGTTCATGTATTTGCGCATTAATGTTGTGTATGTGtagattttaaatattaataaaacttttatatatctatatacTTGTGCTATTACTTACTATCCGTTCtataataatgatgaaaaaatttaacctaaaataattattattttaattttttaatgtaacattaattattattttttatttatatttttcatattatatgtAGTATTAATGATATggattataaaaattaagaatgatttaatggtaataaggttaattttgtaaaattgatatcttatttatttatttatttatttttcttgatgtttataaaataatttaggataaaaattataatgggACGAAAGAAGtagtaaattaataaatttttttgccttataaatatagataaaacCTAGACAGTTCCTTATATCTTTTTAGTAGTGTTCTCTAatcataattcaaattttacttcagTAATCTGCTATATTAAAGTTTGCATTAAAGGTTAACATGAATTATTGAGATGAAACTTCATTTTTGGAGAACAataccaaaaatatattaagaaactgtatttaatttttttaaaatatttgttcttGTATTTGTAAGtgcattaattaattgtatattGAGAGATGGTTGAGAAAGGGAATGCTGAACTGAGATAGCAAGAGATTTAATGATGCTtcattttttgttaacatcaagtCTAACTAAGAAGCCAGAAAATGATTTCTACTCTTTCTTTACCATAATCTTAATAGCTAAAAATTTCCTTATGGCAGTGCATTTCTAGGGTCGTCTAAATGTAAAGGAGAAAATGGTTGatcatacaaatttattttatttcttggaTCATGATTTTCTTGaagtatatatatttctttaagttGGTTGGAGGCTACAAACGATTTTGTTAATTTGAGTAAAGTTCTTGTTGGAAGAAATGTAAACTTACCCCCTATTTTACCTATTTTAGAGTGTATTAAagtagaaagaagaaagaaagaaaaaatagagagaaaaaactaTAGATATAGtgaggataaaaagaaaaagataggaAGAAAATGAACTTGAAAAATTTGAAGAGAAAGCGGTCAAATATCGAATTTCGTAgggttgtttttaattattatatcctATAAGCAAGCTGGTACGTAGGTACGATATACAATATGACATTGAGTTTCATGTGAACTGACGTTAAGGTCACATCTTCAAAGACATATGTACTAGTTTGATTTGAACTTCAACTTATGGCATAATTTCATAAAGTTTGTTTTCTACTTTGATTCTTTGACTTTATTTTGATACTAAagtttgttaaattaatttctgCCTGTGATCGAAGTGCAGTTAGTTTCCTTTGATTGCAAGATTTATGTAGAAATACAATTAGGAACAAAATATTTCTGCCAAAAAagggaataaaaatataaatttctggtgttgtaaaaaagattaaattaaaaatcaatttgctCCCTCCacctaattaaaactatttCTCATTTTAGTTAAGTGGTTACATGAAAAGATGTTGACAAATTGATGTCAGCCGTGCGCTTGTCAAAGTTACAGCAATATTATATTTGGTGTCTAtcaatctataaaaaaaatgtctagattttttgtttttgccctTTGTCAAAGTTATAATGGTTTGTAGATTCAATTCTCATACTTGGTACCATTTTTCGTTTGTTCATACATAAAATTTACACTTCACTTTAGTCCATATATAGGTAAAATATTCTAcatttttatacattaattttttttgttttgataaagaaaaatctaacTCTGATATGACTTTAATTAATAAGTGGTAGGGATTAATTTGTAAACAATTGTTCAAGTGGAGATCAAAATGTGAAGTTTATTTATGTAGGGAATAAAATGGAAAACAATGTTAGGTTATTGGATAGTGACTAAATTCATACTTTAAAGTTTAATCTATAAAAATACCTCTATCTATATAAATCTTCGGTCTTCATGTGACAGGCAAGGCAATTGCAAGAGCAAAATGGCATCCTTACAAAGAAGGTAGAAGCCACATGTGCCTCTCTAATCTATCAGTCTTCTAGACAACAAAGGAtaaggaaaaaagaataaaatataattaacttttGTTACATTTGTAAATAGATTAAGGAGAAAGGGAAGGAAGTGGTTGAACGTCCACACTGCGGACCAGAAACCTTAGGTCTAACTTGTCCTCCAGAGCTACAACGACAGCAAAGAGTATTTCCTTCTTTAACACTCTGGTATTTATCTCATCTCATCTctcttcaatattttaaaaatgggtATTGAACTGCAAAGTTGAAATGTCTATagcttaaatatttatatttcagtCAGAGATCAACCACACAGGTTTAGGAATTggtataattgattttgatgaaattgattttgaatcattGAATGTGATTAAAATGTATGTCTAATTTGATCTGAATCACTTATTTGTATTCAAATGTGTTTGCATTTGAAACTgcgaaaattgattttgtagcATTTAAAACAAATAGGAACTTAACTGGTTTGACCAATCCAACTATATGATTCAATAGTTTTTCCGGTTCAATTTtgtataagattttaaaatattggaaGTAACATTTTAGTTTTCACACTCTAGGAGAGGCTGAagattttaatgtaaaaattacAGAAGATAAAGATAGTGTTAACCTaaccaaaaattatatacctttttaaaaattgttttaggaatTAACACCTAACCGTGAggtgcattttttaaaatgagacGTGAGATTATGACTATTAATTAagttaatgaaatatattttaagagtttaatgtTATTCATACATAATAGTTAGTGCATCACAATGTAAAAATTCTAATGCCTGCACTATTTAGTATTTACTCATATTTTAATAACTTCATAATTTATTATGCACACGAAtgtattgtgttttttttttgtccgaaaaaaaagagaatatagTAACAGTGGGTACGAGCCTACAAGGGATACCACCACATCTCATTGACATAATAGCCTGAAGCCAAAATTCATCACCCTTTCATCTTCCAGTATACTTATTATATCAATGCTATTGTATACCCAATTCAGTTCATTACATGGACTTTGTTAAATATCTAATCATTATGTAGTTCTGTATAGCTAATATTTAGGTATCCTGTGCATATTATATCCTTAATTGTTGCATtcatatgattataaataaaccaACATGTGTGTGGTACATGCTATAAGTAGTTTAGGTTTCAaatcctcttttctttttttttcccctcCGTGGCGTCCTTTTCTCATTCGTGTGAACAGTACCACACCTGCTGCAAGGGCTTAAACACAGAAAATCAGTACAACAAAAAACTGTAACAGCTAGCCATACTTGTACAGTTGTACTCCTAGACTCCTAGTATATATGTGACATTAAATCCATATAATGGTGTTGGTTTCCTATAATCCATTTAGACATTACAAAGGAAGTATAGTCCAATCATAAAAAGAGAAAGTAATAAAATTCTTCATCCTTTATGATAACCATGACACTTTAACTATTCAGGAattcatttctaaaattaatattgttCCTATGAATCCAAAGTTACTATATAACCGCAAACCACACAACCCTCCACGCCATAGAATTTCTTTTCCCCCAAAACCCCTGAATGTTGCAAAAAGTGGTGTTTAGGATCCATGTGCTACTCCTAGCCACTCACATCACAGCATTGGTtccgataaaaaaaagaaaaccttgCATGCAAACATAATATGTTGTGTACATGAGTTGTCTTGTTCTTCCACCCAAATGGTTCGTTTCCTCAAATTAtcttttgtttgtattttgttgatCACCATATTCT encodes the following:
- the LOC114399731 gene encoding truncated transcription factor CAULIFLOWER A-like; the encoded protein is MGRGRVQLKQIENKISRQVTFSKRRTGLRKKANEISVLCDAQVALIVFNAKGKLFEYSSESSMENVLERYERHTHIGKLVGDGDESQGNWSLQCFKLTGKVEVLERNLRNFVGEDLDPLNLRELQSLEHQLETAIKRIRTRKNQVMNESISDLQKKARQLQEQNGILTKKIKEKGKEVVERPHCGPETLGLTCPPELQRQQRVFPSLTLCETLQAGHLEEVVEARTVPTASTHIPPWMLHPFTR